The Xenopus tropicalis strain Nigerian chromosome 2, UCB_Xtro_10.0, whole genome shotgun sequence genome window below encodes:
- the cldn34 gene encoding claudin-34 produces MPYLAHTANLQLAGFAFATVGWILGTITTGLVQWRVWYVSNTTIISSGIAWIGIWRTCFFSDVLVSSNQRVMYCQEFNVQDSFVPREIFVAQGLMIVAIILGAAGKAFSAFGLKNVYQGTPNVTVIPRRFIAAGVLTMLSSVFIIIPVAWNLHSVVNNFSIYFPSSYDMPSSPEKQEVGAAIAVGIVSSIFLFFSGTFFLSYKLPYNVDPRVFPLSSDDILCDGLSFATSITPRTNSIASRRSSNQILNCDGIPNEAFELDEKL; encoded by the coding sequence ATGCCCTACCTTGCCCATACTGCAAATCTTCAACTTGCCGGGTTTGCATTTGCTACTGTTGGCTGGATTTTGGGCACAATCACTACAGGACTTGTACAATGGAGAGTTTGGTATGTGTCTAATACCACCATCATTTCTTCTGGCATTGCTTGGATAGGCATCTGGCGAACTTGTTTCTTCAGTGATGTACTAGTGTCTTCCAACCAAAGGGTAATGTACTGCCAGGAATTCAATGTTCAGGATTCCTTTGTACCTCGGGAGATCTTCGTTGCACAAGGACTCATGATAGTAGCTATTATCCTGGGGGCAGCAGGAAAAGCATTTAGTGCCTTCGGACTTAAGAATGTTTATCAAGGTACACCTAATGTAACTGTGATCCCACGGCGGTTTATTGCTGCAGGAGTGCTCACTATGCTGTCTAGTGTGTTTATTATAATTCCAGTGGCATGGAACCTACATTCTGTTGTAAACAACTTCAGCATATACTTTCCAAGTTCCTATGATATGCCATCCAGCCCAGAGAAGCAGGAAGTTGGTGCTGCTATTGCTGTTGGAATTGTGTCTTCTATTTTCCTGTTCTTTAGTGGGACTTTTTTCCTTTCTTACAAACTGCCTTACAATGTGGATCCAAGGGTCTTTCCACTGTCTTCAGATGATATACTTTGTGATGGTCTAAGTTTTGCCACTAGTATAACACCTAGGACTAACAGCATTGCATCCAGAAGAAGTTCAAATCAAATACTAAATTGTGATGGAATTCCTAATGAGGCTTTTGAACTAGATGAAaagttgtaa